In one Magallana gigas chromosome 9, xbMagGiga1.1, whole genome shotgun sequence genomic region, the following are encoded:
- the LOC136271790 gene encoding uncharacterized protein, with protein MCNGTYLYHCLIDTNINELVEVCAERNIIHLGSCTEFSLSAFRIIPNYNKNCSKFPDNPCPIPYNSTMAYKYPGCYELKKPRNEKETTPLNTSSTFTNQTKVYNQNGTFSDHDATSALTRTLRSLIFLLIIRLVLMPWI; from the exons ATGTGCAACGGAACATACCTGTACCACTGTCTAATTGATACAAATATTAACGAATTAGTTGAAGTGTGTGCGGAACGGAATATTATCCATCTAG GTTCCTGTACCGAATTCAGTTTAAGTGCTTTCCGGATAATACCGAACTACAACAAAAACTGCTCAAAATTTCCCGATAACCCTTGTCCCATTCCTTACAATTCAACAATGGCATACAAAT ATCCTGGCTGTTATGAACTTAAAAAGCCAAGAAACGAAAAAGAAACTACTCCACTAAATACTTCCAGTACATTCACCAATCAAACCAAAGT gtATAATCAAAACGGTACATTCTCTGATCATGATGCGACAAGTGCTTTGACAAGGACATTGCGTTCTTTAATATTTCTGCTGATAATACGTTTAGTATTGATGCCATGGAtatga